One window from the genome of Deltaproteobacteria bacterium encodes:
- a CDS encoding FAD-binding protein yields MEVFRHDVLIVGGGGAGLRAAIAAVEADPKISVALISKVYPMRSHTVSAEGGAAAYVEGKDDSLDKHAYDTVKGSDFLGDQDAVDYFVEQAPLELTRLEHWGCPWSRNDDGSVATRPFGGMAVPRTWFAADKVGFHMLHTLFQHSLRFERIVRYDEHFVTKLLVDDGAVRGVAALDIRSGAMRLFQGRAVVLATGGAGKCFPFTTNGNIKTGDGMALAYRAGIALKDMEFVQYHPTGLPGTGILITEASRGEGGYVLNADGERFLVTRDYGVGNKAELGPRDMISRAEILEMEAGRGIKGPYGEYVHLDLRHLGEAKIMAKLPFVRELAKTYAGVDPVHEPIPIRPVVHYMMGGIDTDGRGATALPGLYAAGEAACVSINGANRLGSNSLTECLVFGARAGIEAVAHGRATSDGNEARLRAAVEAEGARVDALRGRRGSERIASLRGEMQATMERGCGVYRNQEAMEATAAEMGRVKSRFPDVGLEDRSRVFNTELVAALELENMLEVAEAVAVSAAHRKESRGAHACRDFPHRNDQEFLYHTMAFRTDGAPRLDRKPVTITRFQPEERKY; encoded by the coding sequence GTGGAGGTGTTCCGGCACGACGTGCTGATCGTCGGCGGAGGCGGGGCGGGCCTGCGCGCCGCCATCGCCGCGGTGGAGGCCGACCCGAAGATCAGCGTCGCGCTGATCTCGAAGGTCTACCCGATGCGGAGCCACACCGTGTCGGCCGAGGGCGGCGCCGCGGCCTACGTCGAGGGCAAGGACGACAGCCTCGACAAGCACGCCTACGACACGGTGAAGGGTTCGGACTTCCTCGGCGACCAGGACGCCGTCGACTACTTCGTCGAGCAGGCGCCGCTCGAGCTGACCCGCCTCGAACACTGGGGCTGCCCGTGGAGCCGCAACGACGACGGCTCGGTCGCCACGCGCCCCTTCGGCGGGATGGCGGTCCCGCGCACCTGGTTCGCCGCCGACAAGGTCGGCTTCCACATGCTGCACACGCTCTTCCAGCACTCGCTGCGCTTCGAGCGCATCGTGCGCTACGACGAGCACTTCGTGACCAAGCTCCTGGTCGACGACGGGGCGGTGCGCGGCGTCGCCGCACTCGACATCCGTAGTGGCGCGATGCGCCTCTTCCAGGGCCGTGCCGTGGTGCTCGCGACCGGTGGGGCCGGCAAGTGCTTCCCCTTCACCACCAACGGGAACATCAAGACCGGCGACGGCATGGCGCTGGCCTATCGGGCCGGGATCGCGCTCAAGGACATGGAGTTCGTCCAGTACCACCCGACCGGCCTGCCGGGCACCGGCATCCTGATCACCGAGGCTTCGCGCGGCGAGGGCGGCTACGTGCTGAACGCCGACGGCGAACGCTTCCTGGTGACGCGCGACTACGGCGTCGGCAACAAGGCCGAGCTCGGCCCGCGCGACATGATCTCGCGCGCCGAGATCCTGGAGATGGAAGCGGGCCGCGGCATCAAGGGCCCCTACGGCGAGTACGTCCACCTCGACCTGCGCCACCTCGGCGAGGCCAAGATCATGGCCAAGCTGCCCTTCGTGCGGGAGCTCGCGAAGACCTACGCGGGCGTCGACCCCGTCCACGAGCCGATCCCGATCCGCCCCGTCGTGCACTACATGATGGGCGGCATCGACACCGACGGGCGCGGCGCGACCGCGCTGCCCGGGCTCTACGCCGCGGGCGAGGCCGCCTGCGTGTCGATCAACGGCGCCAACCGCCTCGGCTCGAACTCGCTGACGGAGTGCCTCGTGTTCGGCGCGCGGGCGGGGATCGAGGCCGTCGCCCACGGGCGCGCCACCTCCGATGGCAACGAAGCGCGGCTGCGCGCCGCGGTCGAGGCCGAGGGCGCGCGCGTGGACGCGCTGCGCGGCCGGCGCGGGAGCGAGCGCATCGCGTCCCTGCGCGGCGAGATGCAGGCCACGATGGAGCGCGGCTGCGGCGTCTACCGCAACCAGGAGGCGATGGAGGCCACGGCCGCGGAGATGGGGCGCGTCAAGAGCCGCTTCCCCGACGTCGGACTCGAGGACCGCAGCCGGGTCTTCAACACCGAGCTCGTCGCGGCGCTCGAGCTCGAGAACATGCTCGAGGTGGCCGAGGCGGTGGCCGTGTCGGCGGCGCACCGCAAGGAGTCGCGCGGCGCCCACGCCTGCCGGGACTTCCCGCACCGCAACGACCAGGAGTTCCTCTACCACACGATGGCGTTCCGTACCGACGGGGCCCCGCGGCTCGACCGCAAGCCCGTGACGATCACCCGCTTCCAGCCCGAGGAGCGCAAGTACTGA